GTTTCAGCGCGGCGCTGGGCAGCTCGATCGAGCGGGTGCGGGGAATCTTCGAGGGATTCTTCCCCGCGGGCGCCGGGGAGGAGATCCCGCTCCTCCTCTCGCTGCCCCCCGGCGAGGAGGCCGCCCTCCTCCTCCTCTCGCGCTACGGGATCGCCGAGGGGGAGAGCGCGCGCCGGTTCATCGACTCGCTCGTCTACGGGGACTTTCCCCGGCTCGAGGGGCCCGGCACGCTCGCCGCCGCCGTCCGTCACCTTCCCGCCGTCCTCGAGGCGGTCGGCGCCACCCCCGACCCGTCGCTCACCCTCCGCAACCTCGTCCGGATCGTCAAGGCCACCGGGGCGGTCCGCACCACGCTCGAGCTGCTCGGCCGCGGCGGCGACCTTTTGCGGCTGTTCCTCGCCGTCGCCGCCCTCTCGACCGACCTCTCCGACCTGCTCGCCAACCGGATCGAGCTGCTCGACCGCCTCGCCGCCGGCGCGGGACCGCCGCCCGCCCCGTCCGGCGGCGACGCCGGGACGGTCGCGCGCTGGCGAGCCGAATCGACGCTCTTCCTGCACTGCAAGGCCCCGCCGCCCGGCGCCGGGCGGCGCCGCATCGCCCCGCGGCTGACGGCGATCGTCGAGGCCGCGCTCGGCGCCCTCTTCGGGGAGGCGGGCGGCGACGAGGCGGGGATCGCGCTCTTCGCGCTCGGCTCGCTCGGTGCCTGCGACGTCCGGGCGGGCAGCGACCTCGACATCGTCCCGGTCATCGGCGACGGCGGCGACCCGCAGGCGGGAGTCGTGGCGGTCCGGCAACTCATCGATCTCGCCTCCCGCGCCGGCGTCGGCCAGGTCGACGCCCGCCTGCGCGGCGAGGGCGGCGGCGCGCCGCTCGTCCAGACGATCGGGCGGTACCGGCGCTATTTCGCCGGGCGGGCCTCTCTCTGGGAATTGGTCGCCTTCACCCGGTGCCGCTTCGTCTGCGGCCGGGCGGCGACCGGGGCGGCCTTCGCCACCGCCCTCCCCGGCATGCTCGACATCGACCGGTTCCGGCCCGGCCTCGCCGACCGTTTCCGCGGGGAGCGTCGCCGACTCGAGTCGCTCGCCGCCGGCCCGCGCGACGTCAAGCACGCGCCGGGAGGGCTCTACGACATCCACTTCATCGCCGCGGGAGCGCGCCTCCTCGTCGACCCGGCATCGGCGCCGGGCACGGTCGACGCGGCGCTCGGCCGCCTCGTCGACGCGGGGCTCCTCGAAGCGGCGGAGCGGACGATCCTCGTCGACGCGCTCGACCGCTTCTGGCTCGTGCAGCACGCCGCCGCGCTCCACGGCATCCCCTACCCGCCCCTGGCCGGGCGGGAGGCCTTCATGGATGGCTACCTCGAGCGATTCGCGGGAACGGGCGGGACGGCGTTCGTTCGGTGGCTCGACGGCGCCCGCGCGGACGTCCGGGCCGTCTTCGAACGCTATCTCTCGCGCGTGACGTGACGGGGGTCATCGCCCGCCGGGCCGGTCGTTTGCCGGGAGATTACGGAGCGGAAGAGAAACGCGGGGCCGGGCGCGGCCACGGATTCATGGTCTCCGGGCGTCGCCGCTGACGGCGGGCACCGGATCACCTGGACTGGCGCATCCATTCACCTTCAACCCATTTTCGGCCGCACCCGGTCCGCAAACATGCCATATCGGGACGTCGGCCCGCGGCGCCCCGCTCCGGGGAGCCGGGCCGCGGGCATAAAAAAATCGGGCGTGGATGGAGGCGTCGACCGGGGAGTGCCTGCCGACGCCCGAGCGGCTGGAGGTGAGGTGGGTCATTGCGCTTGCGCTCACCGTCCAATACGGAATGTCCACGCCCGAATGCGTCTCCGGCGGGTGCCGGCGGGGAAGGGATGGGGTCCCTGTCTGTAATATGCGAATCGGCCCCTCTTTGTTCCACGGATAATTCACCGTTCTTCCCTTCCGCCGCTGTCCGGCGTGACCTCCTCCGCCCCGGCGGGGCGAGCCGCCCCGCCCCCGGGGAGTTGCAGACCGGTTTGTTTCGATCCGCGCCCCCACCACCCGCCGGGAAGACTATCAACACGCGTGCCACACTTGTAATGCCTTGTTATACAATGTCTTGGTGATATCTTCGCGGGTCGCGCGTGTCCGGCGACGGCACACCGCCTGTCCGCTGACGGACAGTGCCGTCACTCGCAGCGCAGCGCCCGCGCCGGCTCGACGGAGGCGGCGCGAAGCGCCTGCGCGCAGACCGAGAGGATCGCGACGAGGACGGCGAGGCCGCTCGCCCCGATGAAGACAGCCGGCTCCAGCGGTGTCGCGTACGCGAAGCCGCCGAGCCAGCGGCGCATGAGCAGCCACGAGACGGGCCAGGCCACGAGGGAGGCGAAAAGGACGAGCCGCGCGAACTCGGCCGAGAGCATCATGACGATCCGCGCCCGCGACGCCCCGACCGCCTTGCGGATGCCGATCTCCTTCGTCCGCCGCTCCGCCGTGAAGGAGGCGAGGCCGAAGAGACCGAGACAGGAGAGGAAGACGGCGAGGCCGGAAAACCACGCGAAGACTCGCCGCAGCCGGCGTTCCCCGACGTAGCGGTCGCCGAGGGCCTCTTCGACCGGCCTGATCTCGAGGGGGGCTCCCGGGACCGCCTCCTCCCAGGCAACGCGCAGGCGGTCGAGGGCGTCGGTCGCCGGGGAGAGCCGGATGTAGAGATGCTTGTAGTGTGCGGAAACGGGCATCAGCAGGAGGGGCCGGATCCGGTGGTGGAAGCTCTCGAAATGGAAGTCGGCGCAGACCCCCACGATCCGCCCCGGCCAGAAGAGATCGAACCGCGTCCCGACCGCCTCCGCCGGCGCCATGCGCCGCGCCCCCTCCTCGTTGACGACCGCCGCGGCCGTATCGGCCCCGTAGATCGAGCCCTCCAGGATTTGGACGCCGATCAGGTCGAGGAAGGAGGGGCTCGCCGACAGGTAGGAGATGAGCACCGGGAGGGGATCGGTTCTTCCCTCGAGGGAGAAGGCGCCCGTCGTGTAATGGGACATGACGACCGGATCGTTCGAGGCGGCGGCGACGGCCTCGACGGCCGGGTCGGCGAGAAGCCGGCGGCGCACGTCGTCGAATCGCCCGGCCGTGCCCCGGTCGATCGGCGCGGTGTAGAGCCGCTCGGTGTCGAATCCCGGGTCGCAGCCGAGGATGTAGTCGATCTGCCTGGAGACGGTGGCCGTTGCGACGAGCAGGGAGATGGCGATCGCGAACTGCGCGACGACGAGGATCCGCCGCATTCGGGCGCCGCTTCGCCCCGCCACCGTCCGCCCGTGGAGGATCGCCGCCGGATCGTCGCGGGCCAGCGCGACGACGGGGAGCACGCCGGCGACGGCGACGGCCGTGGCGACGGCCGTGGCGGCGAGGAGGGCGAACCACGGCGCTGCCGTCCCGTCGAACGCGGGCTCGACGCCGGCGATGCGGCCGAATCGGGGCAAGAAAAGCTCCACCGCCACCGCTGCGAGGGCGCCGGCGATCACGGTGAGCACGACCGCCTCCGTCGAAAGGAGCCGGAGGATATCCGCGCCGGCCGCGCCGGCCGCCTTGCGGAGCGCGATCGAGCGGAGGCGCTGGCCGGCGCGGGCCGTGGCGAGGTTCACCGCGTTCACGCAGGCGAGCAGGAGGATGAAGAGGCCGATCCCCGCGAAGAGGGCGACGAAGCGGATATCGCCGCGCCACGGAAGGGAAACGCCCGAGAGGCGCGCCGAGCGGAGATGCACGTCGCGGAGGGGCTGCAGCCGGAGGGCGGCCGCGAACGAGGAGACGCGCCCGCCGAGGAAGTTCCGCACCGAGGCGTCGACCGCCTCGCGGTCGGCCCCCTCCTCGAGGAGGACGAAGGTCATCACGGAATGGACGTCCCATGATTCCGTGTCGATCTCCATGAACGGATAGAAGGACGGGATGTTCTCGAGACGGGCGAGAAAGGAGAAGCGGATGCTGGAGTTCGCTGGCGGATCGGCCGCCACGCCGGTGACGATGAACCAGTTCCCGTCGTTCACCTCGATCAGGCGTCCGACGGGATCCTCGTCGCCGAAGTACCGGGCGGCCGCCGAGGCCGTGAGCACCACGGCATCCCGCCGCGACAGGGCCGTCGCCGGGTCGCCGCGCAGGAGGGGGAAGGAGAAGACGCGGAGAAAGGCCTCGTCGGTGAAGACGAATCGCCGCTCGAAGCCGAACCGGCCGCCGCCCCGCACGGCGACGAGGGTGAAGGGCCGCAGCGCGGTGGCGTCGGCGACGCCCTGCACGCCGCGCAGGGCGGAAGCCAGCGGAATGGATGTGGCCCAGTAGACGGCCGCCGTGTCGTCGCGATCGTCCTCGGCGAGGATGCGGTGGATGTGGTCGCCCTTCTCGTGGAAGCGGTCGTAGGAGAACTCCCCCACGATCCAGACGAAGATGAGCAGGCTGCTCGCGATCCCCACGGCGAGCCCGGCGACCGTGACGATCGCGTACAGCCGGTTCCTCGCGATGTCGCGAAGCGTACAGGAGAGATCGTGTCGCAGCATCGCGTCTCCTCGTCGCCGCGGCCCGTGGAAACGGAGCCGCCGCAGGCCCGCGCCGCCCGCGATGGAGGCCGCCGCCGGCTCGCGGCCCGCGGGAACCGGGCCCTCCCCGGCGGCGCCCCACCGCCGTCCGTCAGTTCTGTTCGTCTGCGACGATCCACCCGTCCTTGAGGTGGACGACGCGGCTCCCGTACGAGGCGTTCTTCTCCGAGTGCGTCGCCTGGACGATGGTCGTCCCTCCCCGGTTGAGCTTGGCGAAGAGCTCCATGATCTCCTCGCTCTCCTCCGTGTGGAGGTTGCCCGTCGGCTCGTCGGCGAGGAGGAGGTCGGGATCGGCCACGACGGCGCGCGCCACGCCGGCGCGCTGCTGCTGGCCGCCGGAGAGCTGGCCCGGGCAGAGGCTCTCCCTGCCGGCGAGGCCGAATCGTGCGAGCATGTCCCGGACCCGCTTTTCGCGCTCCGTTTTCGGCGTCTTCATGTAGAGCAGGGGCATCTCGATGTTTTCGCGGACGGTGAGGTCGTCGATGAGATGGTAGCTCTGGAAGATGAATCCGACGTGCGCCCGGTAGAGGTCGGCGCGTTCCCTCGCGCCGAGATCCTGGATCGGCTCGCCGAGAAACCGGTACTCGCCGCCGGTGGGCGAGTCGAGCATGCCGATGATGTTGAGGAGCGTCGTCTTGCCGGCGCCGGAGGGGCCCATGATCGTCACGAACTCGCCGCGATCGACGTCGAGGTCGATGCCGCGCAGCACCCAGGCGGTGAGCGGACCGTGACGGTGGCTTTTCTCGATGCCCCGCATCCGGATGAGCGGCTTTTCCGGCATGACGTCCGTCCCTTCCCGCCGCCCGCGCGGCGGTCGCTCACGCGAGCGGCGTGCCCGCGATGTTCTCCGTCACCACCGCGCCGTCGATCAGGTGGACGACCCGCCGCGCGTACTCGGCATACGTCGGCGAATGCGTCACCATGACGATCGTGGTGCCGTCCTCGTTGAGCCCGGCGAGCAGACTCATCACCTCGTCTCCGTGCGACGAATCGAGATTGCCCGTCGGCTCGTCCGCGAGGATGAGCCGCGGCCGGGCGATGACCGCGCGGGCGAGCGCGGCCCGCTGCTGCTGGCCGCCGGAGAGCTGCTGGGGAAAATGATTGCGCCGCGGCATGATCTCGAGCCGGGCCATCACTTCCTCGACCCGCCCCCGCCGCTCCCGCGCGCCGACGCCGAGATAGAGGAGCGGCAGCTCGACGTTCTCGAAGATCGTCAGCTCGTCGATCAGGTTGAAGCTCTGGAAGACGAACCCGATGTTGTGCTTTCTCACCGCGGCCCGCTGCCGCTCCGACAGGTTCGAGACCTCCTCGCCGAAGAGGAAGTACCTGCCGGCGGTCGGGCTGTCGAGCAGGCCGAGGACGTTGAGGAGAGTGGATTTGCCGCAGCCGGACGGCCCCATGACCGCCACGAACTCCCCCTCCTCGATCTCGATGCCGACATCGTTGAGGGCGGTCGTCTCGACCTCCTCCGTCCTGAAGACCTTCTCGAGATGCTCTGTCCTGATCATCGCGTCCCTCTCTCCTCTCTCCGCCGTGCACACCCGGTGGCCGCCCGCGGGCGACCCGCTCAGTTCCGCAGGACGAGGACGTCGGCGTCCCCGAAGGCATCGTAGGCCGAGGTGACGACGCGGTCGCCCGGCTCGAGCCCCGCGATCACCTCGTAGAAGTCGGGATTCTGCATCCCGAGCGTGACGAACCGCCGTTTCGCCGAGGCGTTGTTCTCGTCGAGGAGGAACACCCAGCGGCCGCCGGTCTTCTGGCTGAAGCTCCCCCGGGGGAGGAGGACCGCTTCGGAGACGTCGCCGAGCTCGATCCGCACGCGCACCGTCTGCCCGCGCCTGATCGCCGGGGGCTCGGCCCCCTCGAAGGTCATGTCCACCTCGAATCTCCCGTCGACGACCTCGGGATAGACCTTCTGCACGAGCAGGCCGAACCGCTCGCCGCCGATGTCGACGGCGCCCCGCCGGGCGATGTCCACCCGCTGGATGTAGTATTCCTCGACGGCGAGCCGGATCTTGAAGCCGTCGAGGACGTCGATCTGGCCGAGCCGCTCTCCCCGCGATTTCGACTCGCCGGCCGCCGCGTTCAGGGAGGTGAGATGGCCGGAGACGGGCGCGCGGATGACGAGGTTGTCGAGATTCTTCCTGACGACGTCGAGATTCGCCTCCATCCGCGCGAGCGAGGCCTCGATCTGGCCCACCTGGACGGCGCGGAAGAGGCTGTCCTGCGCGTGCGTCCGGAGGGTGAGCAGCCGGCGTCCGACGAGGTACTCGTACTCGTCGCGGGCCGACTCGTACTCCTGCTCCGGCACGAGCCCGCGCGCCGCCAGCTCGCGCCGGCTCTCGTAGCCCCGCCGGCTCTCCTTGATGCGGTAGTCCAGCTCGTGGAGCTCCGTGCGGAGGGCCAGCTCGTTCTGCGCCATCGCGAGCCGCGTGTTCCGGAGGTTGTTGCTCTGCTGGAAGAGCTCGGCCTCGCGGTACATGATGTCGAGGAGCAGGTCCGTGTTGGCGAGCCGCATGATCGGCTGTCCCGCGGCGACCATCGCTCCCGCCTCGAGACAGACGGTATCGACCCGCCCCCCCTCGACGGCGTCGAGATAGATCGTCCGGATCGGGATGACCGTGCCGGGGACGGTGACGTACTCCTGGAAGGGGCCGCGCTCGACGGTGGAGACGGTGATCCGTTCGCGCGGGACGTCGAGCCGGTCGCCGCCGGTCGACACGACGAGTCGCCAGGCGACGACGAGAACGACCGCGGCCGCGACGATCGCCGCGATCCGGGCCGGCGTCCGGCGGTTCTTCTCGATGATCCTGTCCATTGCCTTCCTTCGATCGCCCCCCGCGCGGAACAGCGGGTTCAAGGACCGTGCCTGCCGCCTATCTTCCCCCCTGGCAGACGGATACGCCCGAATGCCCCCCCGGGGAGGTGTCCGGCTCCGCGACAGGAGGTGTCCGCATGCGGACACCCGCCGGCGCACCGGCCGCCCCCGCCGTCACTGCTGCCCGCGCAACCGGGTGCCTGTCATCCAGTTGCCTGTTCGCCGGCCGGCGCCCGGCCCGGAACGAAACCTGCAGGGCTTCCCGCTCGACGGCGGAAAAAACCCTGTTCGGCCGCGGCCGGATCGGCTATCATCGCCCGGGAACGGACACTCGGCGAAAGGACCCCGATGTCACGCAGATACGGCTCGATCCTGATCGTCGACGACGACGAGGACGTCCTGTTCGCCGCGCGCCTCTTCCTCCGCCAGCACGTGGCGTCCGTCCAGGGGGAGAGCGATCCCGAGAAGATCCCCGCCCTCCTGCGCGCCGGCCGCTTCGACGCCGTCCTGCTCGACATGAACTTCACCCGCGACGTGACGAGCGGCCGGGAGGGGTTCCACTGGCTCGAGCGTATACTGGAAATCGACCCCTCGACAAGCGTGATCCTCATCACGGCCTACGCCGACGTCGACATGGCCGTGCGGGCGATCAAGGAGGGCGCGAGCGATTTCATCGTCAAGCCGTGGCAGAACGAGAAGCTTTTGGCGACGGTGAACGCGGCGCTCCGCCTGAGCCAGTCGCGGCGGGAGCTGGACAATCTCCGCTTCCGGCAGCGGCAGCTCAGCGACGATCTCGACCAGCCCTTCCACGACTTCATCGGCACCTCCCCGCCGATGCAGCAGGTCTTCGAGATCGTCGAGAAGGTCGCCGTGACCGACGCGAACGTCCTCGTCACCGGCGAGAACGGCACGGGCAAGGAGCTCGTCGCCCGCGCCGTGCACCGCCGCTCGCCACGCGCCGCCGAGGCCTTCGTCAAGGTGGACATGGGCGCCTTGAGCGGATCGCTCTTCGAGAGCGAGCTTTTCGGCCACGTGCGGGGCGCCTTCACCGACGCGCGCGAGCACCGGCCGGGCCGCTTCGAGATCGCCTCGGGGGGCACGCTCTTCCTCGACGAGATCGGCAACCTTCCCCTCGACCTCCAGGCAAAGATCCTCACGGCCCTCCAGAACCGCCGCGTGACCCGCGTCGGCTCGAACACGCCGCGCGACGTCGACATCCGGCTCATCAGCGCGACGAACATGGATCTCGGCCGGATGGTCGGCGAGGGCCGCTTCCGCCAGGACCTCCTCTACCGGATCAACACCGTCGAGATCCGGATCCCGCCGCTCCGCGAGCGTCCCGACGACATCCCGCTCCTCGTCGACCACTTCCTCGCGGGCTACGCGCGCAAGTACCGCCGCCCGCAGCTGCACGTCGGCGCGGGGACGATCCGGAAGCTCCAGCGGTACCGGTGGCCGGGGAACGTCCGCGAGCTCCAGCACGCCGTCGAGCGGGCCGTCATCATGGGGTCCGGGTCGTCGCTCGGCCCGGGGGACTTCCTCTTCCCCGCCGCCGAGCGGGAGGGCGACGGGCTGGCGATCGACTCCTACGATCTCGAGGAGATCGAGAAGACGGTCATCCGCAAGGCGATGACCCGGTTCGGCGGCAACGTGAGCCGCGTGGCCCGCGAGCTCGGGCTGAGCAGGGCGGCCCTCTATCGCAGGCTGGAGCGATATGACCTCTAGGGATTTCCGGCTGCGCATGCTCGTGCGGATCGCGCTCCTGTGTTTCAACGCCGGCCTTCTCCTCTTCCTGCTCCTCCGCGCCTCGCTGCCGGCCACCACGGCCCTCGCCGCGCTCGTCCTCGTGCTCCAGGCCTGGTCGCTCGTCGCGTCAATCGAGCGGACCAACCGCGATCTCGCGCGGTTTCTCGAGTCGATCGAGTTCTCCGATTTCTCGATCGGCTTCGAGCGGGGCCCGGGCGGCCCCTCCTTCGACGAGCTCCGCGCCGCCTTCACCGCGGTGATCGCTCGCTTCCGCGAGATCAGCCTCCAGCGAGAGGAGCAGGCCCGCTACCTCAACTCCGTCGTCCAGCACGTGGGGATCGGCCTCGTCGCATGGCGCGACGACGGGACGATCGAGCTCGTCAACACCGCGGCGAAGCGGCTTTTCGACGTGCCCCGCCTCGCCTCCATCGACGATCTCGCGCGGATCTCCCCGCCGCTCCGCGCTCGCCTCGAGGCGCTGCGCCCGGGGGAACGCGATCTCGTCACGGCGACGATCGGCGGCCGCATGCTCCAGATCTCCGTCTTCCTCACGCGGCTCAGGATGCGGCGGCGGGTCGTCACCCTCGCCTCCTTCCAGAACATCAGCCCGGAGCTCGACGAGCGCGAGATGGCGGCCTGGCAGAACCTCGTCCGCGTCTTCACGCACGAGATCAAGAACTCGATCACGCCGATCGAGTCGCTCGCCTCCACCCTGGAAGGCTTCCTCGCCGCCGACGACGGGCGCCTCGCCGCGGCGGCCGGCGACGACGCCGGCGACATCCGCGACGCCCTGAAAACGATCCGCCACCGGAGCCGCGGGCTGCTCCAGTTCGTCGACGCCTACCGCAACCTCACGCACATCCCCAAGCCCGAGTTCCACGCCTTCCCGGTCGCCGGGCTCGTCGAGCGCGTGGAGACGCTCGTCGTGCGGGGGGCGGGAGACGGACGGATCTCGTGCCGCCGCTCGGTCAAGCCAGAGACACTCGAGCTCACCGCCGACCAGCGCCTCGTCGAGCAGGTGCTGATCAACCTCGCCCTGAACGCCGTCCAGGCGATCGCCGGCCGCCCCGACCCGCGCGTGGAGATCGCGGCGGCGAAGAACGAGCGCGGCCACGTCTACATCCAGGTCACCGACAACGGACCGGGGATCGGACCCGACCTCGTCGAGCGGATCTTCGTGCCCTTCTTCAGCACGAGGAAGGACGGCTCGGGGATCGGCCTGAGCCTCTCGCGGCAGATCATGCGGCTGCACCGCGGCGAGCTCACCGTCGAGTCGCGCCCCGGCGAGCAGACGACCTTCACCATGCTCTTCTGAGATTCAGGCGGGTCAGGAGGAGGCGAGCGCGTCGACGAGCCGTCGCCGCACCC
The Candidatus Krumholzibacteriota bacterium DNA segment above includes these coding regions:
- a CDS encoding ABC transporter permease; translated protein: MLRHDLSCTLRDIARNRLYAIVTVAGLAVGIASSLLIFVWIVGEFSYDRFHEKGDHIHRILAEDDRDDTAAVYWATSIPLASALRGVQGVADATALRPFTLVAVRGGGRFGFERRFVFTDEAFLRVFSFPLLRGDPATALSRRDAVVLTASAAARYFGDEDPVGRLIEVNDGNWFIVTGVAADPPANSSIRFSFLARLENIPSFYPFMEIDTESWDVHSVMTFVLLEEGADREAVDASVRNFLGGRVSSFAAALRLQPLRDVHLRSARLSGVSLPWRGDIRFVALFAGIGLFILLLACVNAVNLATARAGQRLRSIALRKAAGAAGADILRLLSTEAVVLTVIAGALAAVAVELFLPRFGRIAGVEPAFDGTAAPWFALLAATAVATAVAVAGVLPVVALARDDPAAILHGRTVAGRSGARMRRILVVAQFAIAISLLVATATVSRQIDYILGCDPGFDTERLYTAPIDRGTAGRFDDVRRRLLADPAVEAVAAASNDPVVMSHYTTGAFSLEGRTDPLPVLISYLSASPSFLDLIGVQILEGSIYGADTAAAVVNEEGARRMAPAEAVGTRFDLFWPGRIVGVCADFHFESFHHRIRPLLLMPVSAHYKHLYIRLSPATDALDRLRVAWEEAVPGAPLEIRPVEEALGDRYVGERRLRRVFAWFSGLAVFLSCLGLFGLASFTAERRTKEIGIRKAVGASRARIVMMLSAEFARLVLFASLVAWPVSWLLMRRWLGGFAYATPLEPAVFIGASGLAVLVAILSVCAQALRAASVEPARALRCE
- a CDS encoding ABC transporter ATP-binding protein; the protein is MPEKPLIRMRGIEKSHRHGPLTAWVLRGIDLDVDRGEFVTIMGPSGAGKTTLLNIIGMLDSPTGGEYRFLGEPIQDLGARERADLYRAHVGFIFQSYHLIDDLTVRENIEMPLLYMKTPKTEREKRVRDMLARFGLAGRESLCPGQLSGGQQQRAGVARAVVADPDLLLADEPTGNLHTEESEEIMELFAKLNRGGTTIVQATHSEKNASYGSRVVHLKDGWIVADEQN
- a CDS encoding ABC transporter ATP-binding protein, which codes for MIRTEHLEKVFRTEEVETTALNDVGIEIEEGEFVAVMGPSGCGKSTLLNVLGLLDSPTAGRYFLFGEEVSNLSERQRAAVRKHNIGFVFQSFNLIDELTIFENVELPLLYLGVGARERRGRVEEVMARLEIMPRRNHFPQQLSGGQQQRAALARAVIARPRLILADEPTGNLDSSHGDEVMSLLAGLNEDGTTIVMVTHSPTYAEYARRVVHLIDGAVVTENIAGTPLA
- a CDS encoding HlyD family efflux transporter periplasmic adaptor subunit; the protein is MDRIIEKNRRTPARIAAIVAAAVVLVVAWRLVVSTGGDRLDVPRERITVSTVERGPFQEYVTVPGTVIPIRTIYLDAVEGGRVDTVCLEAGAMVAAGQPIMRLANTDLLLDIMYREAELFQQSNNLRNTRLAMAQNELALRTELHELDYRIKESRRGYESRRELAARGLVPEQEYESARDEYEYLVGRRLLTLRTHAQDSLFRAVQVGQIEASLARMEANLDVVRKNLDNLVIRAPVSGHLTSLNAAAGESKSRGERLGQIDVLDGFKIRLAVEEYYIQRVDIARRGAVDIGGERFGLLVQKVYPEVVDGRFEVDMTFEGAEPPAIRRGQTVRVRIELGDVSEAVLLPRGSFSQKTGGRWVFLLDENNASAKRRFVTLGMQNPDFYEVIAGLEPGDRVVTSAYDAFGDADVLVLRN
- a CDS encoding sigma-54-dependent Fis family transcriptional regulator, with the protein product MSRRYGSILIVDDDEDVLFAARLFLRQHVASVQGESDPEKIPALLRAGRFDAVLLDMNFTRDVTSGREGFHWLERILEIDPSTSVILITAYADVDMAVRAIKEGASDFIVKPWQNEKLLATVNAALRLSQSRRELDNLRFRQRQLSDDLDQPFHDFIGTSPPMQQVFEIVEKVAVTDANVLVTGENGTGKELVARAVHRRSPRAAEAFVKVDMGALSGSLFESELFGHVRGAFTDAREHRPGRFEIASGGTLFLDEIGNLPLDLQAKILTALQNRRVTRVGSNTPRDVDIRLISATNMDLGRMVGEGRFRQDLLYRINTVEIRIPPLRERPDDIPLLVDHFLAGYARKYRRPQLHVGAGTIRKLQRYRWPGNVRELQHAVERAVIMGSGSSLGPGDFLFPAAEREGDGLAIDSYDLEEIEKTVIRKAMTRFGGNVSRVARELGLSRAALYRRLERYDL
- a CDS encoding ATP-binding protein codes for the protein MTSRDFRLRMLVRIALLCFNAGLLLFLLLRASLPATTALAALVLVLQAWSLVASIERTNRDLARFLESIEFSDFSIGFERGPGGPSFDELRAAFTAVIARFREISLQREEQARYLNSVVQHVGIGLVAWRDDGTIELVNTAAKRLFDVPRLASIDDLARISPPLRARLEALRPGERDLVTATIGGRMLQISVFLTRLRMRRRVVTLASFQNISPELDEREMAAWQNLVRVFTHEIKNSITPIESLASTLEGFLAADDGRLAAAAGDDAGDIRDALKTIRHRSRGLLQFVDAYRNLTHIPKPEFHAFPVAGLVERVETLVVRGAGDGRISCRRSVKPETLELTADQRLVEQVLINLALNAVQAIAGRPDPRVEIAAAKNERGHVYIQVTDNGPGIGPDLVERIFVPFFSTRKDGSGIGLSLSRQIMRLHRGELTVESRPGEQTTFTMLF